The Hymenobacter oligotrophus genome segment TGTTCGCTTCGGTGCTAGTATCTGCTTGCAACGATGCCAACGATCCTGGCTTGGAGTATGCGCCTCAGATGTACGAATCTATTCCGTACGAGCCGCTGAAACAGTACGATGCCAACACGGTTAATCCGACTGGCATCAACATGCGGACTCCAGCCATTGCTACCGTTCCGCGTGGAAAGCTGGACTACTTCAACCACATCGGAAAGGATAGTGTAGGCATTGCAGAGCGCACGTTGCGCAACCCGCTTGCTTACAGCCGTCAGAATTTAGAAGAAGGCAAGGTTCTTTACACGCGCGTTTGCCAGCATTGCCATGGCGAACAAGGCAATGGCGATGGGCCAGTTGGTGTGAAGTTCAAAGGTGTGCCGAACTACTCGGCAGGTGCTTACGCAACCATGAATGACGCCCATATCTACCACGTAATTCAGTGGGGTAAAGGGCGCATGATGCCGCACGGTTCAATCGTAAATCCGGAGGAACGCTGGAAGATTGCGATGTACGTGCGCGTACTCCAGAAAGGAAAAGGTCCTGATGGCATGAGCGAGTTGGTACAAGACGAACTCACTCCTACCCAAAAAACCAACCCCGAAAACCAGGAGCCTTACGGGCAAGCACAAGCTGGCAAAGGTTCGGAAACCCCGGGCCAAGGTGGCACGGAAGCTCGTAACGGCACGGCAGAGTAATCTATATGGCTTCAACGCATCATCACGAACCTGTAACGGCTGAGTTCCTAGAACTTTCGCCCGCTGCTCGCCGTCGGTTCATCCTGTTCATTGTTGCCGGGGTCGTGCTTATGGCCATCGGTCTGATTATGGCTGCCATGAACATTGGCGGCCATCACGAAGTAGCCGCAGCTCACGGCGCCTCTGAAGGTGCTGGGGCTTCGGTTGAGCATGGTGGCGACCATGCTCCCATTTGGCTTCGTCGTCTTTTTGCTAGCCTCTGGCAAAGCAACACCTACTTGATCGGCATATCGGTTGTAGGTACTGTATTTGTCGCAATAAACACAGTTGCCTACGCTGGTTGGTCGATCATCGTTCGCCGGATTGCAGAAGCATTTAGTGCGTGGCTGCTGCCGGGCTTGGCGATTATG includes the following:
- a CDS encoding c-type cytochrome, encoding MTHFVKYGVQASAILFASVLVSACNDANDPGLEYAPQMYESIPYEPLKQYDANTVNPTGINMRTPAIATVPRGKLDYFNHIGKDSVGIAERTLRNPLAYSRQNLEEGKVLYTRVCQHCHGEQGNGDGPVGVKFKGVPNYSAGAYATMNDAHIYHVIQWGKGRMMPHGSIVNPEERWKIAMYVRVLQKGKGPDGMSELVQDELTPTQKTNPENQEPYGQAQAGKGSETPGQGGTEARNGTAE